From Micromonas commoda chromosome 15, complete sequence, one genomic window encodes:
- a CDS encoding predicted protein — MVVCAGSPRAASTAECTLAEHVLEYMMEDEHRAGRLQQEKATYLGYWNYHLHQLCSDGFDCENKYPADLRDLWTRDDWSNALSNVDGGGDIRTEMDNYYSKRDSVEASSVVIAKSHEFDETLLTMCDRRLVLTSSRDKEEVFDSALSLGWFTQPKEESRWWFDTYYDLWQQWGHCWVSATQGDENTARFDLNFKQLSTEGSFRAVVRLMAYELAKVLQLDDTLMDMNGIVDKVVERDFQRELNPALTNGGLRTATAEAASN, encoded by the coding sequence ATGGTCGTCTGCGCGGGCTCGCCCAgggccgcctccaccgcggaatgcaccctcgccgagcacgtgCTGGAGTACATGATGGAGGATGAGCATCGCGCGGGCAGGCTGCAGCAGGAGAAGGCGACGTACCTGGGGTACTGGAACTACCACCTCCACCAGCTCTGCTCCGACGGTTTCGACTGCGAGAACAAGTACCCGGCGGACCTTCGCGACCTGTGGACCAGGGACGACTGGTCCAACGCGCTGTCcaacgtcgacggcggcggcgacattCGGACCGAGATGGACAACTACTACAGCAAGAGGGACTCGGTCGAAGCGTCgagcgtcgtcatcgccaaATCGCACGAATTCGACGAGACGCTGCTGACGATGTGCGACAGGCGACTCGTGTTGACGTCTTCGCGGGACAAGGAGGAGGTTTTCGACTCCGCGCTGAGCCTCGGGTGGTTCACGCAGCCGAAGGAGGAATCCCGGTGGTGGTTCGACACCTACTACGACCTCTGGCAGCAGTGGGGTCACTGCTGGGTGAGCGCCACGCAAGGCGACGAAAACACCGCGCGTTTCGACCTCAACTTCAAACAGCTCTCCACGGAGGGTTCGTTTCGGGCGGTGGTGCGCCTGATGGCGtacgagctcgccaaggtgTTGCAGCTGGACGATACCCTCATGGACATGAACGGCATCGTGGACAAGGTTGTGGAGCGGGACTTTCAGCGCGAGCTCAACCCTGCGCTGACCAACGGCGGTttgaggacggcgacggctgaGGCGGCGTCCAACTGA